The following proteins are co-located in the Candidatus Methylomirabilota bacterium genome:
- a CDS encoding Gfo/Idh/MocA family oxidoreductase, with the protein MSRKSFTVGIVGLGFGRAHIPAFQAHGCEVIAVCQRDEAAAQVVAERYGVPRVFDRWERMLTEAKPEIVVIATPPASHEAIALAALGAGCHVLCEKPLAMNAGQARSMVEAAQRARRTAMTSFNFRYPAAMQRFHAMVEAGVLGRLFHVNLRHFAPRFADEAVPSTWRMDRAQAGHGAMGDMGVHLIDLACWNFGEFKRLTAQAGMAHPTRTMPGGEKPADAEDYCAVTGELASGAQVTLTASRAAYGVNEQTLEAYGTEGALLYRLDRETPRWWRGELRHGGKGASSAPVKVPAGLPKSAGEGDAMEVVGKTTIAPLVKRFLAAARKGQSASPSFEDGLRAQVVLDAVLDSIASGGRMVSI; encoded by the coding sequence ATGTCCCGCAAGTCCTTCACCGTCGGCATCGTGGGGCTCGGCTTCGGTCGCGCCCATATCCCCGCCTTCCAGGCTCACGGCTGTGAAGTGATCGCCGTCTGCCAGCGCGACGAGGCGGCCGCGCAGGTCGTGGCGGAGCGCTACGGCGTGCCTCGGGTGTTCGACCGCTGGGAACGGATGCTGACGGAGGCCAAGCCGGAGATCGTGGTGATCGCCACCCCGCCCGCCTCTCACGAGGCCATCGCCCTCGCCGCGCTCGGGGCGGGCTGCCACGTGCTCTGCGAGAAGCCGCTCGCCATGAACGCGGGGCAGGCCCGGTCCATGGTCGAAGCGGCCCAGCGGGCCCGCCGCACGGCCATGACGAGCTTCAACTTCCGCTATCCGGCCGCCATGCAACGCTTCCACGCCATGGTCGAGGCGGGAGTGCTCGGCCGGCTCTTTCACGTCAACCTCCGCCACTTCGCCCCGCGCTTCGCCGATGAGGCGGTGCCGTCGACCTGGCGCATGGATCGGGCCCAGGCCGGCCATGGGGCGATGGGGGACATGGGCGTTCACCTCATCGATCTCGCCTGCTGGAACTTCGGCGAGTTCAAGCGCCTGACCGCCCAGGCCGGCATGGCGCATCCCACCCGTACCATGCCCGGCGGCGAGAAGCCCGCGGACGCCGAGGACTACTGCGCGGTGACAGGCGAGCTCGCTTCGGGCGCGCAGGTGACGCTGACGGCGAGTCGCGCGGCCTACGGCGTGAACGAGCAGACGCTCGAAGCGTACGGCACGGAAGGAGCGCTCCTGTACCGTCTCGATCGGGAAACGCCTCGCTGGTGGCGCGGAGAGCTGCGCCACGGCGGCAAGGGAGCCAGCTCCGCGCCTGTCAAGGTGCCCGCCGGGCTGCCCAAGAGCGCGGGCGAGGGCGACGCCATGGAGGTCGTCGGCAAGACGACCATTGCGCCGCTCGTGAAGCGCTTCCTCGCCGCCGCGCGCAAAGGCCAGAGCGCGTCGCCGTCCTTCGAGGACGGCCTCCGCGCGCAGGTCGTCCTCGATGCCGTGCTCGACTCCATTGCGTCGGGCGGCCGGATGGTGTCTATTTAG